TTCAGGAATATTAAGATTATCATTTTTTATTTTATTTAGAAGTTCTTCATATTTTATTTGTAATGGAGCAGTATCTCCATATAAAAAATATACCATAAAGTCACCTTTTTAATTTTAATTTATTATTTATGATATCATAAAATTATTAAAAAAAAAAGCTAGAATAGAAAAGAAAATTAAAATTTGATATAATATTTATATTTAAAAAATTATTTAAAGAAAGTGAGAAAAAATGTTAAAGTTAAAAAAACAAATAGAAAAATTTTTTATAAATTTTTTGTATATATTTTTATGGGGAGTACCTATTTTTTATTTTATTAAAGATTTTTTTGAAATAGATAGCTTGAGTATTTTAAAAGAAAGGTATATTCAAGAGATAATATTCTTTTCTATAAAACAGGGAATATACTCAACAGTTATAGCCTTAATAGTAGCTTTAATTCCAGCATACTATTCAAGCTATAAAAAAGATAAAATTTCTAAATGTATTCAGGGACTAATATTTATTCCTTTTTTCTTTCCTGTTATATCAATTGTAACTATATTTTCTTTAATATTCAATCTACCTTTTTTAAAAGAGTTGAATATTTTATATACTTTAAAAGGAATAATAATAGCTAATGTTTTTTATAACTCTCCAATTTTTGTTAAATATATAAGTGAAGGGTTAAAAAAAATACCTAAGGAACTAAGTGAAGCAATGAAAATAGATGGAGCAAATGAAATTATAATTTTCTTTAAAGGACAGTTACCTCTAATATTACCACAAATTTTCAGAGCATTTATATTAGTATTTACATATTGTTTTTTAAGCTTAGGAATAATTTTATCTTTAGGAGGAATTAAATATTCTAATATAGAAGTTGAAATAGCTAATACTCTTATGGGAGGAGCAGATTTTTCTAAAGCTATGATATTAGGTGGGGTTCAATTTATTATATTACTTTTATTTAATACTTTAGGTATTTTTATTAAAGAGTATGAAATATCTGGAGAACAAGAAGCAAGAAAAGTAAATATATTTTTTAAATTTTATTCCATTATATATATGATATTTCAGTATGGAATTATTTTATTAACTTTTTTATTGTCATTTATAAATCAACTAACTGGAAAAATTTCTTTTAAAGCTTATTTAAATATTTTTTCTTCTGAATTTAATAGAGAATTTAAAATCATAGAAAGTATTTTTAACTCTTTTTTTATTTCAATAGTTGTAAGTATTATAAGTGTTTTAATAATTTATTTAATTATAAAAAACTATTCAAGGATAACTGATTTAATTATTTTCTCTAATATGGGAATTTCTGGAGCTTTTTTAGCAATAACTTTATATTATTTAAATGTTCTTTTTAATATTCCATTGATTATATTATTAGGAATAGGATATTTAATTGGTGTAATTCCAATAGGATATTCTTTTATGTATCAATATATAAAGAAATTTTCTGTTGAGATATTAGAAAGTGCTGAACTAGATTGTTATAATTTTTTTCAAAAATTTATCTATATTGAATTTCCAATATTAAAAAATATTTTTATCTCCTCTTTTCTCCAAATTTTTGCAATAATTTTTGGAGAGTTTACTATAGTCTATACTATGCAATTAGGGGATATTCTTCCAATTGCATCTCTAGTAAATTATTCTTTAGTAACAAATAAAAAATATATGGAAAGCTCGGCTTTTTCAGCTGTTATTTTATTTATAATTTTAATTTCATTTTTATTAGGAGAACATTTGAAATCAAAAGACAATTAACTTGATTTTTTTTATACTATACAGTATACTCAAATTGTAAAACAAGGAGGGATATAAATGGTAAATTTTGCTATAATAGGAAGTAGTTCAATAAGTGAAAAATTTATAGATGCTTTAAAAAGTACAAAAGAATGTAATATCTACGCACTTCTTTCAAGAGAAATTAATAGAGGAAAGGAGTTTGCTAAAAAATTTAATATAGAGAAGGTTTATACTAATATAGAGGAATTATTAAATGATTCTAAAATAGATGCTGTATATATAGCATCTCCTAATGGAAAACATTTTGAGCAAGCTAAGTTATCCTTGGAAGCTAAAAAAAATGTAATATGTGAAAAACCAATAGTACCTACTGTTAAAGAGTTTGATATATTAAAAGAGTTAGCTTTAAAAAATAAGGTAACTTTAATGGAAGCTATGCGTCCAACTACTAATCCTAATTTTAAAATTATAAAAGATAATCTTTATAAAATAGGAGATGTTAGACAAATATTAGTAAAATATTGTCAGTACTCTTCAAGATATGATTTATTGAAAAATGGAGAAGTTACTAATATTTTTAATAAAGAATTAGCTGGAGGATCTTTATATGATATTGGAGTTTATCCATTATATTTTACTCTTGCTATGTTTGGAGAACCTAAAGAGTACTTTGGGTATAATTTTTTATTGAGTAGTGGAGTAGATGGATGTGGAAGTATACTATTAAAATATGAAGATAAAATAGCTAATATATCTTATTCTAAAATAACTCATGAACAATCTCAATCAGAAATTTTGGGAGAAAATGGATCTATTATAATAGATAAAGTATCTCACGTAAAAGGAATAACTATAAAATATAGAGATGGAAGAGAAGAAAAATTAGGAATCAAACTTTATGAAAATGATATGAGATATGAGATAGAAGAGTTTATTAAACTTATCAAAATTGGAGAAGTTGAATCAAAATTAAATAGCTTTACTACATCTAGAAAATGTGTTGAAATAATGGAAAATATCGCTAATAAATAGGTGATATAATGTGGGGAATATTTAAAAAATTTGAGAAAGAAAAACAAAAAGTAAAAGAAAAAATAAGCACTAAAAGTAATAAAGAAAATGATTTGAATATGAGTATAAAAAAATTAGAGAGAAGAGAGGTAAAAGAAATAGATACCTCTCTTCTTTCTAAAAATTTTAAAATAGATTATAATAATCTTTTAAATAAAGAACAGAAAAAAGCTCTTTTCTCCCTTCAAGGACAATATCTAGTTATAGCTGGAGCAGGTTCTGGAAAAACAAGAACAATAGTATATAGAACAGCTTGGTTAATAGAAAATGGAATAGAAAGTGAGAAAATATTAATGATAACTTTCACTAGAAAAGCTAGTGAAGAGATGAAAGAGAGATTAGAAAATTTATTTGAAGGAAGAGAAATAAAAACTAATATCACAACATTTCATTCTTTTTGTGCAAAACTTATTTATAAATATAGAAATATATTTAATTTAGGAAATTTTGAAATAATAGAAGAGGATGAAAGGGAAAAGTTATTCAAACATTTTATAGAAAAATTTGAATTTCAAAAGAAATATAAAGGGAAATTTTATAGTGTAGATACTATTTTAAATAATTTCTCTAAGATAAAAAACGGAAATTTGAAAATAGAAGATATTTTTAAAGAACAAGATAAAATTAAAGATATTTTACTTTTAAAGTCCGAATATAATAAATATAAAAAAGAAAGAAAAATTTATGAATATGATGATTTAATAAAATTAGTAGTAAGAAAACTCCAAGAAAACAATGAATTTTTAAAAGTAATAAAAGAAAAATTTGAATATATTGTTGTAGATGAATATCAAGATAGTAACAGCGAACAAAGAAAGTTACTAAAATTATTAGTTGGAGAAAATGGAAATTTAATGGTTGTTGGTGATGATTATCAAAGTATTTATGGATTTAGAGGAGCAGATTTTACAAACATTTTAAAATTTGGTGATGATTTTCCTAAAGCGCAACTTATAAAGTTAGAACAAAATTATAGAAGTAGTGATGAAATTATAAGATATACTAATAGAATTGCTAAAAATTTCAAATTAAAATATAATAAAAAAATATTTGGTTTAGGAAGAAATCAAGAAAGAATACATATTAATTCTTTTAAAAATATTGAAGAAGAAGGAAGATATATTTGTGAAAAAATAATATCTTATAAAGAGAGTATTCCTTATGAAGATATGGCTATTCTTTATAGAAATAGATACACAATTGTAGTATTGGAAAAACTTC
The uncultured Fusobacterium sp. DNA segment above includes these coding regions:
- a CDS encoding Gfo/Idh/MocA family oxidoreductase, giving the protein MVNFAIIGSSSISEKFIDALKSTKECNIYALLSREINRGKEFAKKFNIEKVYTNIEELLNDSKIDAVYIASPNGKHFEQAKLSLEAKKNVICEKPIVPTVKEFDILKELALKNKVTLMEAMRPTTNPNFKIIKDNLYKIGDVRQILVKYCQYSSRYDLLKNGEVTNIFNKELAGGSLYDIGVYPLYFTLAMFGEPKEYFGYNFLLSSGVDGCGSILLKYEDKIANISYSKITHEQSQSEILGENGSIIIDKVSHVKGITIKYRDGREEKLGIKLYENDMRYEIEEFIKLIKIGEVESKLNSFTTSRKCVEIMENIANK
- a CDS encoding ATP-dependent helicase, which encodes MWGIFKKFEKEKQKVKEKISTKSNKENDLNMSIKKLERREVKEIDTSLLSKNFKIDYNNLLNKEQKKALFSLQGQYLVIAGAGSGKTRTIVYRTAWLIENGIESEKILMITFTRKASEEMKERLENLFEGREIKTNITTFHSFCAKLIYKYRNIFNLGNFEIIEEDEREKLFKHFIEKFEFQKKYKGKFYSVDTILNNFSKIKNGNLKIEDIFKEQDKIKDILLLKSEYNKYKKERKIYEYDDLIKLVVRKLQENNEFLKVIKEKFEYIVVDEYQDSNSEQRKLLKLLVGENGNLMVVGDDYQSIYGFRGADFTNILKFGDDFPKAQLIKLEQNYRSSDEIIRYTNRIAKNFKLKYNKKIFGLGRNQERIHINSFKNIEEEGRYICEKIISYKESIPYEDMAILYRNRYTIVVLEKLLQEYKIPYHKKSEENKKGISLYTIHSSKGLEWELVFVPTLLDGIFPSNLVDENLEEEKRLYYVACSRAKTYLYLTYPKFYYEKLGYFDKKSKFLNY
- a CDS encoding ABC transporter permease subunit; its protein translation is MLKLKKQIEKFFINFLYIFLWGVPIFYFIKDFFEIDSLSILKERYIQEIIFFSIKQGIYSTVIALIVALIPAYYSSYKKDKISKCIQGLIFIPFFFPVISIVTIFSLIFNLPFLKELNILYTLKGIIIANVFYNSPIFVKYISEGLKKIPKELSEAMKIDGANEIIIFFKGQLPLILPQIFRAFILVFTYCFLSLGIILSLGGIKYSNIEVEIANTLMGGADFSKAMILGGVQFIILLLFNTLGIFIKEYEISGEQEARKVNIFFKFYSIIYMIFQYGIILLTFLLSFINQLTGKISFKAYLNIFSSEFNREFKIIESIFNSFFISIVVSIISVLIIYLIIKNYSRITDLIIFSNMGISGAFLAITLYYLNVLFNIPLIILLGIGYLIGVIPIGYSFMYQYIKKFSVEILESAELDCYNFFQKFIYIEFPILKNIFISSFLQIFAIIFGEFTIVYTMQLGDILPIASLVNYSLVTNKKYMESSAFSAVILFIILISFLLGEHLKSKDN